A stretch of the Acidilobus sp. 7A genome encodes the following:
- a CDS encoding ATP-binding cassette domain-containing protein encodes MDGVAVELRGVSRSFGRARVLDSVSLIARRGEVHVVLGPNGVGKTTLLKIIAGVLRPDSGEVMVRGSVSLVPQGDSLLPWRTALRNITLPLELGGLDGVEAREAARRAAEGLGISRYLDMYPRELSGGTRRKVAIARALVTNPDVLLLDEPYNGLDVDSVRSLNETIRGLSSGGRTIILVSHQVAEAAEVADSFTVITGRPGRVTASMDVRGLGPEERAKAMKAALEVG; translated from the coding sequence ATGGATGGAGTAGCAGTTGAGCTGAGGGGCGTCAGCAGGTCCTTCGGCAGGGCCAGGGTGCTCGACTCTGTGAGCCTCATAGCGAGGCGCGGCGAGGTGCACGTGGTGCTGGGGCCTAACGGGGTCGGGAAGACCACGCTCCTGAAGATAATAGCCGGGGTCCTGAGGCCCGACTCAGGCGAGGTGATGGTCAGGGGCTCCGTGTCCCTGGTGCCCCAGGGGGACTCCCTGCTCCCGTGGAGGACAGCGCTCAGGAACATAACCCTCCCCCTTGAGCTGGGCGGCCTTGACGGCGTGGAGGCGAGGGAGGCGGCCAGGAGGGCGGCCGAGGGGCTAGGGATATCGAGGTACCTCGACATGTACCCGAGGGAGCTGAGCGGGGGCACCAGGAGGAAGGTGGCAATAGCCAGGGCGCTTGTTACTAACCCTGACGTTCTCCTCCTCGACGAGCCCTACAACGGCCTTGACGTGGACTCAGTCAGGTCGCTCAACGAGACCATAAGGGGGCTTAGCTCAGGCGGGAGGACAATTATACTTGTGAGCCATCAGGTAGCGGAGGCGGCCGAGGTGGCGGACTCCTTCACTGTTATAACAGGTAGGCCGGGCAGGGTGACGGCCTCAATGGACGTCAGGGGCCTGGGGCCTGAGGAGAGGGCCAAGGCCATGAAGGCGGCCCTGGAGGTGGGCTGA
- a CDS encoding UbiD family decarboxylase has protein sequence MALRDLRAYLELLESKGMLRRVRAPVSPVLEIPEVLRRVMRSRGPAVLFENVQGHPGWRVAGNIFCCEEAVALGLGVSSLDELGQRVPTPASLTRADVTTLLRYASYLPREARPDFEERPGLRLTDLPAFKSWPKDAGRYLTYALVVHRERGELGESTNFGVYRVMIVNEREAVVHWQTYKRGYAEHLRAIERGEAKVPVALVIGADPGTLLAGAMPAPYPLDKYLVAGALRGEGVEVTTLPNGVRVPAHAEVILEGTVDLSDLREEGPFGDHVGFYDKPDRRFPTFRLEKAYARPDPIYYGTVVGRPPMEDSVIAKVAERAFLPLARSLYPEVVDYSFPSSGWAQGLAVVSIRKTMPGQAVRVAMGLLGLGQFSLTKVIIMVDADIDPHDMDQVTWAFSTFVDPSRDIIVVPQAPADELDIAYLPRRRVGAKLIVDATRKLRDESGAEPPEELRPDDETVKLVDRRWAEYGL, from the coding sequence ATGGCGCTAAGGGACCTCAGGGCCTACCTTGAGCTCCTGGAGTCCAAGGGGATGCTGAGGAGGGTCAGGGCGCCAGTCTCGCCCGTCCTTGAGATCCCTGAGGTGCTGAGGAGGGTCATGAGGTCGAGGGGGCCTGCCGTGCTCTTCGAGAACGTCCAGGGCCACCCCGGCTGGAGGGTGGCAGGCAACATATTCTGCTGCGAGGAGGCGGTGGCCCTCGGGCTGGGGGTGAGCTCACTTGACGAGCTTGGCCAGAGGGTGCCGACCCCTGCTTCTCTGACCAGGGCGGACGTGACGACGCTCCTCAGGTACGCCTCCTACCTCCCCAGGGAGGCCAGGCCTGACTTCGAGGAGAGGCCGGGCCTGAGGCTCACGGACTTGCCTGCCTTCAAGTCGTGGCCGAAGGACGCGGGCAGGTACCTGACCTACGCCCTTGTTGTGCACAGGGAGAGGGGCGAGCTGGGCGAGTCGACGAACTTTGGCGTGTACAGGGTGATGATAGTAAACGAGAGGGAGGCCGTGGTCCACTGGCAGACCTACAAGAGGGGCTACGCAGAGCACCTGAGGGCTATAGAGAGGGGCGAGGCCAAGGTCCCCGTGGCCCTCGTCATAGGGGCCGACCCAGGGACCCTGCTGGCGGGGGCCATGCCAGCCCCCTACCCCCTTGACAAGTACCTTGTGGCGGGGGCGCTCAGGGGAGAGGGGGTTGAGGTCACCACGCTCCCCAACGGGGTCAGGGTGCCAGCCCACGCTGAGGTGATACTTGAGGGCACAGTGGACCTCTCCGACCTGAGGGAGGAGGGGCCCTTCGGCGACCACGTGGGCTTCTACGACAAACCGGACAGGCGTTTCCCCACGTTCAGGCTTGAGAAGGCGTACGCCAGGCCGGACCCCATATATTACGGCACGGTCGTCGGCAGGCCTCCCATGGAGGACTCCGTAATAGCCAAGGTCGCGGAGAGGGCCTTCCTGCCACTTGCCAGGTCGCTCTACCCTGAGGTGGTAGACTACTCCTTCCCGTCCTCTGGGTGGGCCCAGGGGCTGGCCGTAGTCTCAATAAGGAAGACGATGCCGGGCCAGGCAGTGAGGGTGGCAATGGGCCTCCTGGGCCTCGGCCAGTTCTCCTTAACCAAGGTAATCATAATGGTAGACGCCGACATAGACCCTCACGACATGGATCAGGTGACATGGGCTTTCTCAACGTTCGTCGACCCTTCAAGGGACATCATAGTGGTTCCCCAGGCCCCAGCCGACGAGCTAGACATAGCGTACCTGCCGAGGAGGAGGGTGGGGGCCAAGCTGATAGTCGACGCCACTAGGAAGCTGAGGGACGAGAGCGGCGCCGAGCCGCCTGAGGAGCTGAGGCCTGACGATGAGACCGTGAAGCTGGTTGACAGGAGGTGGGCCGAGTACGGGCTCTGA
- a CDS encoding prenyltransferase, which translates to MTGGGPSTGSELRRYLLATRPYSLLNSVARAVVGGVIAMSYYAGFRPLPVALTALVALGVAAFQASENALNDYYDVKKGVDAPGAPATLYRLHSVYGLGLSLRQVRDLGLSLLTFGVALVAIATVAFSRPLLPLILAAGALLLISYTGPGGLKYRGLGELDVFTTAIVMVVGTAYTVSGRLSWWEASLSVPMALLTASVVLADNLRDYEWDKAHGVRTLPVRVGKDAGKAIYAAMVLLALALPPVMLWPWGLLVEASLPLALLSILHVAEVYDLGLRRAVRFRFYVTITFASLYAASIALAH; encoded by the coding sequence TTGACAGGAGGTGGGCCGAGTACGGGCTCTGAGCTGAGGAGGTACCTCCTGGCCACAAGGCCCTACTCGCTCCTCAACAGCGTCGCCAGGGCCGTGGTGGGGGGAGTTATAGCAATGAGCTACTACGCGGGCTTCCGCCCGCTTCCAGTAGCGTTAACAGCCCTGGTGGCGCTTGGCGTCGCGGCCTTCCAGGCTTCAGAGAACGCGCTCAATGACTACTATGACGTTAAGAAGGGCGTCGACGCGCCAGGGGCCCCAGCGACCCTTTACAGGCTTCACAGCGTCTACGGCCTTGGCCTCAGCCTGAGGCAGGTCAGGGACCTGGGCCTCTCCCTGCTCACCTTTGGCGTGGCCCTGGTGGCTATAGCCACCGTGGCCTTCAGCAGGCCCCTGCTGCCCCTGATCCTCGCCGCAGGCGCCCTGCTCCTCATATCGTACACGGGGCCCGGGGGCCTGAAGTACAGGGGCCTCGGGGAGCTTGACGTCTTCACGACGGCAATAGTGATGGTAGTTGGGACCGCCTACACTGTTTCGGGGAGGCTCAGCTGGTGGGAGGCATCGCTCTCAGTGCCGATGGCGCTCCTGACGGCCTCGGTGGTCCTGGCCGACAACCTGAGGGACTACGAGTGGGACAAGGCCCACGGGGTCAGGACGCTGCCCGTCAGGGTCGGCAAGGACGCGGGGAAGGCCATTTATGCCGCCATGGTTCTGCTCGCGCTCGCCCTACCCCCCGTCATGCTGTGGCCCTGGGGGCTCCTCGTTGAGGCCTCCCTGCCCCTCGCGCTGCTCTCAATACTTCACGTGGCCGAGGTCTACGACCTAGGTCTCAGGAGGGCCGTGAGGTTCAGGTTCTATGTAACTATCACCTTCGCGTCGCTGTACGCGGCCTCCATCGCCTTGGCGCACTAG
- a CDS encoding HEPN domain-containing protein, which yields MTQPLDCDEYQRWMRQAEHTLRSIEADLGFGSYSWACFKAQQAAELAIKTMLRAMSRPAFGHNLVALFNDLAEPCGNVSDRLRFCVSYLDKMYSTARRPDALVEGVPFERFIREEAAEALSCAGLIISWVRGCSSCR from the coding sequence ATGACGCAGCCCCTGGACTGCGACGAGTACCAAAGGTGGATGAGACAGGCTGAGCACACCCTGAGGTCCATAGAGGCCGACCTGGGCTTCGGCAGCTACTCATGGGCCTGCTTCAAGGCCCAGCAGGCCGCCGAGCTGGCGATTAAGACCATGCTCAGGGCCATGAGCAGGCCCGCCTTCGGCCACAACCTAGTGGCCCTCTTCAATGACCTGGCCGAGCCCTGCGGCAACGTCAGCGACAGGCTGAGGTTCTGCGTTAGTTACCTGGACAAGATGTACTCCACAGCCCGCCGCCCTGACGCCCTGGTGGAGGGGGTGCCCTTCGAGAGGTTCATCAGAGAGGAGGCTGCTGAGGCCCTCAGTTGCGCCGGCCTCATTATCAGCTGGGTGAGGGGCTGCTCATCATGTCGCTAG
- a CDS encoding GH116 family glycosyl hydrolase, whose amino-acid sequence MRVIYQDTPRSGVPLGGVGTGSFEVGPDGRFKEWLIFNNRPWSGYGQPEWFMGPDDLVIFLRVERDGEEPLVRGLFTGLWYSSCEDYTYRGCGPWVVMEPYHLPWAKPVEAIEMEVRYPVVTLSYRDSALDELGVKAVAELASPLVPGDLRASSTPAVPLRLKVINNGGSRVRASVMVVSRNPARSAGARARSQVVAAGRWTGIIMRAEGVEERHPLLGGALAVALEGRATGSAFTVSSSDRPQLVNALRRLLVDFRGDGALSGATEASSSTLDVFAALASDMATLEPGSSAEFNLVIAWHFPNHMDAAGVRVGHYYENFFSGVEQVIDYALTSDIIGRAERVFQALYDVSYPQYVADLVSAQLTSLPKLTWLTRDGHFGVWEGGPGCCGLNTVDVMLWAFAGLVNLYPELVKAAVKDVARHILRPDRHYWYELFALAYPENMSLYREMLRRDPAIQNYPERLSAAIAEIVRRTGKDPTGRVPHSFRASFELIDTYDRNDLMPEFLLLAMLAYHTTGDRDFLRSLWNAMMTVVSGTKRQHDSLGTGLIEHYMPSDYDGMSRVAADASAGGLLTGLYSGNVARVLFSGPMYVMNSVNTFDTFSLVGVASFTGDLWAASLRAMAEAARRERLDGAEALAADAGRAYEGLVRLLWNGSYLDNWYDPVSGLRDRAVLSAQLAGEWYLRLMGVEGGLDAEKVRSALREVHRANFRRWEGLLNGTYPGAQRPSMVGDTEEPNGTGIVNRVGSQADTPWTGVEFGVASQMIYEGLVKEGLEVLRSIHDRYSSWGLYFNHLECDGHYSRPLAALTIPNALAGVAYDGASEELAVAPRLSGFRGPALVAGSLLLVESDGACPGTVRVRLVEGTQLKLRSIRVSAAGCRAEVKVNGSEVEASAEGDRVRLSQPLSLRPGDLLELAMSK is encoded by the coding sequence TTGCGAGTAATCTACCAGGACACGCCTAGGTCAGGGGTGCCGCTTGGGGGCGTGGGCACGGGCTCCTTCGAGGTTGGCCCGGACGGGAGGTTCAAGGAGTGGCTAATATTCAACAACAGGCCGTGGTCTGGCTACGGCCAGCCGGAGTGGTTCATGGGGCCAGACGACCTTGTTATATTCCTCAGGGTTGAGCGCGACGGCGAGGAGCCCCTCGTGAGGGGGCTCTTCACGGGCCTCTGGTACTCCAGCTGCGAGGACTACACGTACAGGGGCTGCGGGCCCTGGGTCGTCATGGAGCCTTACCACCTGCCCTGGGCCAAGCCTGTTGAGGCTATAGAGATGGAGGTCAGGTACCCTGTCGTGACCCTGAGCTACAGGGACTCGGCCCTGGACGAGCTCGGAGTTAAGGCCGTCGCCGAGCTGGCCTCGCCGCTGGTCCCGGGCGACCTGAGGGCCTCATCAACGCCCGCCGTGCCCCTCAGGCTCAAGGTGATTAACAACGGGGGCTCAAGGGTCAGGGCCTCAGTTATGGTAGTCTCAAGGAACCCCGCCAGGTCGGCAGGGGCCAGGGCGAGGAGCCAGGTAGTCGCCGCCGGCAGGTGGACAGGAATAATAATGAGGGCCGAGGGCGTTGAAGAGAGGCACCCACTGCTCGGCGGCGCCCTGGCGGTGGCGCTGGAGGGGAGGGCCACGGGCTCTGCCTTCACGGTCAGCTCGTCGGACAGGCCGCAGCTTGTCAACGCGCTGAGGAGGCTCCTCGTCGACTTCAGGGGCGACGGGGCCCTCTCCGGGGCAACTGAGGCCTCCTCGTCAACCCTTGACGTGTTCGCTGCCCTGGCCTCCGACATGGCTACGCTTGAGCCGGGCTCCTCCGCCGAGTTCAACCTTGTCATAGCCTGGCACTTCCCCAACCACATGGACGCCGCCGGCGTCAGGGTGGGGCACTACTACGAGAACTTCTTCTCCGGCGTCGAGCAGGTCATAGACTACGCGCTGACAAGCGACATAATTGGGAGGGCCGAGAGGGTCTTCCAGGCGCTCTACGACGTCTCCTACCCGCAGTACGTGGCTGACCTAGTGAGCGCCCAGCTCACCAGCTTGCCTAAGCTCACGTGGCTCACCAGGGACGGCCACTTCGGCGTCTGGGAGGGAGGGCCAGGGTGCTGCGGGCTGAACACGGTTGACGTCATGCTCTGGGCCTTCGCCGGCCTCGTGAACCTTTACCCGGAGCTCGTCAAGGCGGCGGTTAAGGACGTGGCCAGACACATACTGAGGCCCGACAGGCACTACTGGTATGAGCTGTTCGCCCTGGCCTACCCGGAGAACATGAGCCTCTACAGGGAGATGCTGAGGAGGGACCCGGCCATACAGAACTACCCGGAGAGGCTCTCAGCGGCCATAGCGGAGATCGTGAGGAGGACCGGCAAGGACCCCACGGGCAGGGTGCCGCACTCCTTCAGGGCATCCTTTGAGCTCATAGACACGTACGACAGGAACGACCTCATGCCTGAGTTCCTCCTCCTCGCCATGCTCGCCTACCATACCACCGGGGACAGGGACTTCCTCAGGTCTCTCTGGAACGCCATGATGACGGTGGTGAGCGGGACCAAGAGGCAGCACGACTCCCTCGGCACCGGGCTAATAGAGCACTACATGCCCTCCGACTACGACGGCATGTCAAGGGTCGCCGCTGATGCCTCCGCAGGGGGCCTGCTGACGGGCCTCTACAGCGGCAACGTCGCCAGGGTCCTGTTCTCGGGCCCCATGTACGTCATGAACTCAGTCAACACCTTCGACACGTTCAGCCTCGTGGGCGTCGCCTCGTTCACCGGCGACCTCTGGGCGGCGTCGCTCAGGGCGATGGCTGAGGCGGCCAGGAGGGAGAGGCTTGACGGCGCAGAGGCCCTTGCGGCCGACGCTGGGAGGGCCTACGAGGGCCTGGTCAGGCTGCTCTGGAACGGCAGCTACCTCGACAACTGGTACGACCCCGTGAGCGGCCTGAGGGACAGGGCTGTTCTCTCGGCCCAGCTGGCCGGCGAGTGGTACCTGAGGCTGATGGGAGTTGAGGGAGGGCTTGACGCCGAGAAGGTAAGGTCAGCCCTCAGGGAGGTCCACAGGGCCAACTTCAGGAGGTGGGAGGGCCTGCTTAACGGCACCTACCCAGGGGCCCAGAGGCCCTCAATGGTTGGTGACACGGAGGAGCCCAACGGCACGGGCATAGTCAACAGGGTCGGCTCCCAGGCTGACACGCCGTGGACTGGCGTCGAGTTCGGGGTGGCCTCCCAGATGATATATGAGGGGCTCGTAAAGGAGGGCCTGGAGGTGCTCAGGTCCATACACGACAGGTACTCCTCCTGGGGCCTCTACTTCAACCACCTAGAGTGTGACGGCCACTACTCAAGGCCCCTGGCGGCCCTCACGATACCTAACGCGCTAGCCGGGGTGGCGTATGACGGCGCCTCCGAGGAGCTGGCGGTGGCGCCGAGGCTGAGCGGCTTCAGGGGGCCAGCCCTAGTTGCCGGCTCGCTGCTCCTAGTGGAGTCGGACGGGGCCTGCCCGGGCACTGTGAGGGTCAGGCTCGTGGAAGGGACGCAGCTCAAGCTCAGATCAATAAGGGTTAGCGCCGCGGGCTGCCGGGCTGAGGTCAAGGTGAACGGCTCAGAGGTGGAGGCCAGCGCCGAGGGGGACAGGGTTAGGCTCTCTCAGCCCCTCTCCCTGAGACCCGGCGACCTCCTGGAGCTGGCTATGTCTAAGTAA
- a CDS encoding glycosyltransferase family 4 protein — protein MVSVIRSSLSMPFASGLLADEVKGLGPGKLITLTSSVPPEIMRIALVHTLFEEAGGGERLALEMYRALKDLGHEVGLYTAHVDDRAWEVLTSGMNGIPRPEVLGEPLTSRLLRRSGRLVRYRRLLTMGYLARYAEGLRQRYDVIVETQSNVPLRWADASYIHFPALIDYMALQARAGGLRRLYDWLIVRRARSLADSTRPVMTNSSWTFEYVRKAYGSQRIYVVYPPVNVEELLLLGGDRGKVVLTVSRISPEKRLTAIAEVARLVPEAEFYLVGSTSVYSGPVLREIRERAEGLSNFHLETDVPRRRILELMSQASIYLHPPFAEHFGIAIAEAAAAGLVPVVYRDGGGWTDIASRVDQGLGYANAEEAASIIRSLMSDKGRLEELSARAREVAKGFSYDAFKGRLEEVIKALKG, from the coding sequence ATGGTCAGCGTCATTAGGTCGTCCCTGTCCATGCCCTTCGCCTCAGGGCTCCTGGCGGACGAAGTTAAAGGCCTGGGCCCAGGTAAGCTTATAACCTTGACGTCGTCAGTTCCGCCGGAGATAATGAGGATAGCGCTGGTACACACGCTCTTCGAGGAGGCCGGCGGAGGGGAGAGGCTGGCCCTAGAGATGTACAGGGCCCTTAAAGACCTAGGCCATGAGGTCGGCCTCTACACGGCCCACGTCGATGACAGGGCCTGGGAGGTGTTAACCAGCGGCATGAACGGCATACCGAGGCCTGAGGTCCTGGGCGAGCCCCTGACCAGCAGGCTGCTCAGGCGGAGCGGCCGCCTGGTCCGCTACAGGAGGCTCCTGACAATGGGCTACCTGGCCAGGTACGCCGAGGGGCTAAGGCAGCGTTACGACGTAATTGTCGAGACGCAGAGCAACGTGCCGCTCAGGTGGGCCGACGCGTCATATATTCACTTCCCCGCCCTCATAGACTACATGGCCTTACAGGCCAGGGCTGGCGGCCTCAGGAGGCTTTACGACTGGCTCATCGTGAGGAGGGCCAGGTCGCTGGCTGATAGCACGAGGCCCGTTATGACCAACAGCTCCTGGACCTTCGAGTACGTGAGGAAGGCGTATGGTAGCCAGAGGATTTACGTTGTTTACCCCCCGGTTAACGTAGAGGAGCTCCTCCTACTGGGAGGGGACAGGGGGAAGGTTGTGCTTACCGTTAGCAGGATATCCCCTGAGAAGAGGCTCACGGCCATAGCTGAGGTGGCAAGGCTCGTGCCTGAGGCAGAGTTCTACCTGGTAGGCAGCACCAGCGTGTACTCGGGGCCCGTGTTAAGGGAGATCAGGGAGAGGGCTGAGGGCCTAAGCAACTTCCACCTTGAGACCGACGTGCCAAGGAGGAGGATACTTGAGCTCATGTCCCAGGCCTCAATATACCTTCACCCTCCCTTCGCTGAGCACTTTGGAATTGCCATTGCTGAGGCCGCTGCAGCAGGGCTCGTGCCGGTTGTCTACAGGGACGGGGGAGGCTGGACCGACATAGCTTCAAGGGTGGACCAGGGCCTTGGCTATGCCAACGCTGAGGAGGCGGCGTCAATAATAAGGTCGCTCATGAGCGACAAGGGGAGGCTGGAGGAGCTCTCGGCGAGGGCCAGGGAGGTGGCCAAGGGCTTCAGCTACGACGCCTTTAAGGGGAGGCTGGAGGAGGTCATAAAGGCCCTCAAGGGCTGA
- a CDS encoding ABC transporter permease subunit has product MRASRAIGYLLAALIVGLAWQLASWASGGLIPGIVPAMAYLAGHPGPALGAVALTLIDAVGGYAVASSLAILGLAIYELGGLGEPVVDSFREVLHSVTPVAWSLALLILLGFSSRAVPILVSGLSAFPPLMTSLIEGLKASRARFGDLAAALRLRGVRRMAYIDLPASVPYFISGSRSAIGVALIVSPVAEAFGTAGGIGYGLYLFFQLHDYAAFVAWSLLLVLVMIVIDAAALGPLERWSRRWME; this is encoded by the coding sequence ATGAGGGCCTCCAGAGCCATAGGCTACCTGCTCGCAGCTCTCATAGTTGGCCTCGCGTGGCAGCTGGCCTCATGGGCCTCAGGCGGCCTGATACCTGGCATCGTCCCCGCGATGGCTTACCTGGCAGGCCACCCAGGGCCAGCCCTGGGCGCAGTGGCGCTGACCCTCATTGACGCCGTGGGAGGCTACGCCGTCGCCTCCTCCCTGGCCATCCTGGGCCTGGCGATCTATGAGCTGGGGGGCCTCGGGGAGCCCGTAGTTGATTCCTTCAGGGAGGTGCTCCACAGCGTGACCCCAGTGGCCTGGAGCCTCGCCCTGCTGATACTGCTTGGGTTCTCGAGCAGGGCTGTTCCAATACTTGTCAGCGGCCTCTCCGCCTTCCCCCCGCTCATGACGTCGCTCATAGAGGGCCTCAAGGCCTCCAGGGCTCGGTTCGGCGACCTGGCCGCCGCCCTCAGGCTCAGGGGGGTGAGGAGGATGGCCTACATAGACCTGCCGGCCTCAGTGCCCTACTTCATATCCGGCTCAAGGTCAGCCATAGGGGTGGCGCTCATAGTCTCACCTGTGGCCGAGGCCTTCGGCACCGCCGGGGGCATAGGGTACGGCCTCTACCTCTTCTTCCAGCTTCACGACTACGCGGCCTTCGTGGCCTGGTCCCTCCTGCTAGTATTGGTCATGATAGTCATAGACGCGGCCGCCCTCGGCCCGCTTGAGAGGTGGTCAAGGAGATGGATGGAGTAG
- a CDS encoding glycosyltransferase: protein MSKLCLYGTVLNSVDIVERSIRSVFRPDADIVITDGGSRDGTYEKLLEISKDYNLRVYRAPGSSRGLGRQLALVRCPENSYTAYFDLDDEYNVYFHKSIDWGMATGSPRPLLGHGLREYILSRGGWRDINYGEDYEIWARVEFDNSLPLVTAVRIRKMEFRSFAEYELRRYARGLWSSLRRTLRHEVDIIRGYGYTLSEYLQEPAFKRRPYLKPAALLVYGIARLKGVYRYDRRLNNQDLVIYKKLQRIRDPVKELGADESYAAMIIPCDTALRIGLSWAAGRLRSAGLRPYLCERTRGMALVGMRSPSAIDVINESVYLKLVRCKPLEEVGEGRLGPS from the coding sequence TTGAGTAAGCTCTGCCTCTATGGAACTGTGCTCAACTCGGTTGACATTGTTGAGAGGTCCATAAGGAGCGTCTTCAGGCCAGACGCAGATATCGTTATAACTGACGGCGGCTCAAGGGACGGAACCTACGAGAAGCTCCTGGAGATATCGAAGGACTACAACCTGAGGGTCTACAGGGCCCCAGGCTCGAGCAGGGGCCTGGGGAGGCAGCTGGCGTTAGTCAGGTGCCCCGAGAACAGCTACACGGCGTACTTCGACCTAGACGACGAGTATAACGTTTACTTCCACAAGTCCATAGACTGGGGCATGGCAACGGGAAGCCCGAGGCCTCTGCTAGGTCACGGCCTAAGGGAGTATATCCTTTCAAGGGGAGGCTGGAGGGACATCAATTATGGCGAGGACTACGAGATCTGGGCCAGGGTAGAATTTGATAACAGCCTCCCACTCGTCACCGCAGTTAGGATAAGGAAGATGGAGTTCAGGAGCTTTGCCGAGTACGAGCTGAGGAGGTACGCGAGGGGCCTGTGGAGCTCGCTCAGGAGGACGCTGAGGCACGAGGTCGACATAATAAGGGGCTACGGCTACACCCTAAGTGAGTATCTCCAGGAGCCCGCGTTCAAGAGAAGGCCCTACCTGAAGCCCGCGGCGCTGTTAGTTTACGGCATAGCCCGCCTTAAGGGGGTTTACAGGTATGACAGGAGGCTCAACAACCAGGACTTGGTTATATATAAAAAATTGCAGAGAATCAGGGACCCAGTCAAGGAGCTTGGGGCCGACGAGAGTTACGCGGCGATGATTATACCTTGCGACACAGCCCTTCGCATAGGCCTGAGCTGGGCTGCCGGGAGGCTTAGGTCCGCCGGGCTGAGGCCATACCTCTGCGAGAGGACGAGGGGCATGGCACTGGTTGGCATGAGGAGCCCGAGCGCCATAGACGTCATTAATGAGTCCGTCTACCTGAAGCTCGTTCGCTGTAAGCCCCTTGAGGAGGTAGGGGAGGGTCGCCTAGGCCCGTCATGA
- a CDS encoding nucleotidyltransferase domain-containing protein produces the protein MSLDDIIRARRAERERVIGELREYASRLRARLGRLSMALYGSYARDDFNLWSDVDVIVVSERFRDREFVTRCVELSDAPPRLEAICWTPEEAAKALGKPWWREALREKVVIVDDYGLFGGQGES, from the coding sequence ATGTCGCTAGACGACATAATAAGGGCCAGGAGGGCCGAGAGGGAGAGGGTCATAGGTGAGCTCAGGGAGTACGCCTCCAGGCTGAGGGCGAGGCTCGGCAGGCTCAGCATGGCGCTCTACGGCTCCTACGCGAGAGACGACTTCAACCTGTGGAGCGACGTCGACGTAATAGTGGTCTCTGAGCGCTTCAGGGACAGGGAGTTCGTGACCAGGTGCGTTGAGCTGAGCGACGCGCCCCCAAGGCTTGAGGCGATATGCTGGACCCCCGAGGAGGCAGCGAAGGCCCTTGGCAAGCCCTGGTGGCGTGAGGCCCTCAGGGAAAAGGTTGTCATAGTTGACGACTATGGTCTCTTCGGCGGGCAGGGCGAGTCATGA
- a CDS encoding glycine betaine ABC transporter substrate-binding protein: MRPLWVAVLAVVIVVVVVAGAYVALTASRPPTVVIGSIAVGSSAFDSYRANPSISNVSIKVNYVAFSLTPSLYDALMKGEVEIAIIPADLAGLAVLNSNDTYVIALDYPLFQAIIVPANSTITSPAQLGGKTVAIPVGTGTYYLFEVMMKALYNLTVSTNETGPNVIHVINVAPGEVIDAVATGSAQAGVIWQPMLAIAQTQYHMRVLATFQQLWQSLTGEPTAPFLVWVATSKVVNDRPLLLKVLRLHAEAAYAWDHNETLAVMALERLYNVPPQAAPLVWAMTNDTPASPCITQQGYQELVSEWQYLVKVGFLSSMPNTSRVLTCSDLGLSP, translated from the coding sequence ATGAGGCCCCTGTGGGTCGCGGTCCTGGCAGTCGTGATAGTGGTGGTCGTGGTGGCTGGCGCCTACGTCGCCCTCACGGCCAGCAGGCCCCCCACGGTTGTCATAGGCAGCATAGCCGTGGGCTCCTCAGCCTTCGACTCCTACAGGGCCAACCCCTCAATATCAAACGTCTCGATTAAGGTCAACTACGTCGCTTTCTCCCTCACGCCCTCGCTCTACGACGCCCTCATGAAGGGGGAGGTCGAGATAGCCATAATCCCGGCCGACCTGGCCGGCCTCGCAGTTCTTAACAGCAACGACACCTACGTCATAGCCCTCGACTACCCGCTCTTCCAGGCCATAATTGTGCCCGCCAACTCAACCATAACCTCGCCGGCCCAGCTGGGCGGCAAGACCGTTGCTATACCGGTGGGCACGGGCACCTACTACCTCTTCGAGGTCATGATGAAGGCCCTCTACAACCTCACTGTGTCAACAAATGAGACGGGGCCCAACGTGATTCACGTCATAAACGTGGCCCCGGGCGAGGTGATAGACGCTGTCGCGACTGGCTCAGCCCAGGCTGGCGTCATATGGCAGCCCATGCTGGCGATAGCCCAGACGCAGTACCACATGAGGGTCCTCGCCACCTTCCAGCAGCTCTGGCAGAGCCTTACAGGTGAGCCCACAGCCCCGTTCCTGGTGTGGGTAGCTACCTCAAAGGTTGTCAACGACAGGCCCCTCCTTCTCAAGGTCCTGAGGCTCCACGCAGAGGCGGCCTACGCCTGGGACCACAACGAGACCCTGGCTGTGATGGCCCTCGAGAGGCTCTACAACGTGCCCCCGCAGGCCGCCCCGCTCGTCTGGGCAATGACAAACGACACCCCTGCCTCCCCCTGCATAACCCAGCAGGGCTACCAGGAGCTCGTCTCAGAGTGGCAGTACCTGGTCAAGGTGGGCTTCCTCAGCTCAATGCCTAACACGTCCAGGGTGCTGACGTGTAGCGACCTGGGGCTGAGCCCATGA